Part of the Salinigranum rubrum genome is shown below.
GTTCGGCGGCGACGCTGTGTGCGAAGCCCCGGAGCCACCACTTCGTCGCCGCGTAGACGGGGTTGAACCGCCGGGGGTACTGCCCCGCGAAGCTCCCGACGAAGAGTAGGTTGCCCCTCGACTCCTTGAGGTGCGGGATGGCCGCCCGGGTCGTGAAAAACGAGCCGTCGGTGTTGGTCGCCATCATCTGGCGGTACTCCTCGGTCGTGAGCGACTCGACGTCCGAGCCTCTCCCCAGTCCCGCGTTGTTCACCACCACGTCCAGCCCGCCGAAGGCGTCCGCGCTCTCGTCGACCATCCGCTGGACCTGCGCCTCCTCGCGGATGTCCGTCGGCAGCGTCGCCGTCCGGACGCCGTACTCGGCTGTGAGGTCGTCCGCAATCGCTTCGAGACGTTCCTCGCGGCGGGCCGCGAGCGCGACCGACGCGCCCTCTGCCGCGAAGGCGTGCGCCGCCGCTTCACCGATTCCCGCGCTCGCGCCCGTGACGAGTACCGACCGTGTCGAGAGGTCGTGCATACCGAGTGTGGAGGGGCGAACTACTTGAGCGTGAGTCTCGGTTCCTCGGACTCGACTGTGCGTCAAACCGGCACACAGCAGGCTTGAAACGGAACTGTTTTACGTATCTCAGCGTTATCCAAAGTCACGCGCTCCGTTGGTGTAGTCCGGCCAATCATCTTGCCCTCTCACGGCAAGGACCAGGGTTCGAATCCCTGACGGAGCATCCCTTCCTGCCGCCGTCACCGAATGTAGCCAGTTACCGACGAGAGTCCCTCCTGGCTGCTCACGTTCGGCAAGAGTCCCGAGAGAGGCGAGGTCGATACGGACGTTCGCTCGGCGTTCGTCCGAACGGACGCTATCCCTCACTGCCCGGACGCGACCACGAGAACTCGAAGCGCGGCGAACGCTCACTCCGTGTAGTCGGGCCGCTCTTCGTACTCGATAGGGTCCTCGACACCCAACCGCTGGAACGCTTGTAATCTAAAGGCACAGGAGTCACACGTCCCACACGCCGGTTCCTCGGCCCGGTAACACGACCAGGTGTGTTCGTACGGGACGCCGAGTTCGAGCCCCCGCTTCGCGATATCGGTCTTCGACCACTCGACGAACGGCGCGTGGAGCCCGATTTCGGTCCCGGGTTTCGTGCCCACGTCGATGACGTTCTGAAACGCCTCGAAGAACGCCGGTCGGCAGTCGGGGTAGCCCGCGAAGTCCTCCGAGTGTGCGCCGATAAAAACCGCCGACGCGCCCCGTGCCTCGGCGTACGACGTCGCCATCGACAGCAGGTTCGCGTTTCTGAACGGCACGTACGACGTCGGAATCTCGTCGCTCTCGAAGTCCGCGTCCGCGACGTCGATGTCCTCGTCCGTCAGCGACGAGGCGCCGATGCGGGCGAGATGTTCGGTCTCGACGTGGAGGAAGTCCGCGGCGCCGACGGCGTCCGCGAGTGTGCGGGCCGACTCGAACTCCTTGTCCTCGGTTCGCTGGCCGTAGGAGGTGTGCAAGAAGAGGGGCTCGTACCCGCGCTCTCTCGCCTCGTAGACGGCCGTCGCGCTGTCCATCCCGCCGCTGACCAGAATCACTGCGTGCTCTGTCATCGTGTCGTGGTGTCTCCGTCGTTCGTCTCTCGCATCAGGTCCCCGGCGCGTCGTTCCAGAGGTCGACGTGTAGCCGGGGCGTGTACCGGTAGCCGTGTTCGAGCGCCAGTTCCGCCGTGAGGCCGCGGGTCTTCGCCAGTCGCTCGGGGGTCGTTCCCTCGGGCATCAACAGCACGTCGGCGTCTCGAATCCGCGCGCTGCTCACCGCTCGAAGTTCGTCGACGAGCGATTCGATTTCCGCGAGGTCCTCGCGGGAGGTGACGACGAACTTCAGCTGAAAGTCGTACGCCTCGACCAGCGAGGCGAGGGCGTCGTAGTCGAGTCGGTCCCGCTCGTGGCGGTCCCCCCACACGCCGACGTCGGCGTCCCCGCCCGCAGGCGGGCGCTCCGCCGTCGGAGTCGAGGTGGCGAGTTTCGGCGAGATGGACGCGAGGTCGACTGCCGTGTCTCGAAAGACCGTTCCGTTGGTCTCGACCGTGGTGTGATACCCTCTGGACGACAGTTCCGAGAGCAGGTCCGCGACGGCGTCGTGGATCATCGGCTCGCCGCCGGTGACGACGACGTGGTCACCGCCGTGGGTCTCCACCTGCTCCACCACGTCGGCCACGTCGAACCAGCCGTGAGTGGGTTCCCACGAGGTGTGGTACGAGTCGCAGAACCAACACCGGAGGTTGCATCCGGAGGTACGGACGAACGTGCTCGGCACGCCGGCCAGCCTCCCCTCGCCCTGCAGCGAGTGAAACACCTCGTTGATGGGGAGCGCCGACTCGTCGACTTCCTCGGGGGCGTCCAGCCCGCTCGCGTCGGTGTTGACGGGCATCAGAACGACGCGCAGAGTTCGCTCGTCTCGGCGACTTCTACCGAAACGTCGGTGACGTTCTCGCCGAACCGTTCGAGCAACTTCCGTTCGAGGACCACCGCCATCACCTCCGCCGTCGGCGGGTGGTCGAGGACGACCACGGCATCGCCGTCGCCCGACTGCTCGAACGCTCGGACGAGCGGGTCGCCCGATTCGAGGAGGAACCGGTGGTCCCACTCGTCGACGACGCTCGTGACGTCGCCCTTGTCGACGACCCACCCCTCCTCGGTGAGCGTCCCGGTCACGGTGACCGATATCTCGTAGTTGTGACCGTGGGGACGCGAACACTTCCCGTCGTGGTGGAGGAGTCGGTGGCCGGAACTGATTCGAATCGGCCGGTCGCGGCCGACGTGGAGCGTCCGCTCGCCGGCATCCGACGCGAGAGAGGTGGGGTGTTCTTCGAGTGTTCTTCCGGGCATACTCCGAGATTATCAGTTCGGTACTTAACCGTGCTCATCCGGACCCGTCCCGTACTCGTCCCCACCGACTCACCGAACGCCGTCCGGCGGCTCTCGCACCCGCCGGATACAGCCGACGGACAAGAGCGTTCGGGACGCCGACGCGCGCTCTCGGGCAACACTGATGGCGTCTGTCAACGAGGGTAGAGGTATGAGCGATATCGTCCTCGTCGACGGCGCGCGAACCCCGCACGGCACCCTCCTCGGCTCGCTGTCGGACGTCGAGAGCGTCGAACTCGGACGGGTCGCCGTCGACGGCCTCGCCGAACGGATCGACCTCAACCCCGCGGCGGTCGACTGGGTCTGTCTCGGCAACGCCATCCAGGCGGGCATCGGACAGGTGCCGGGGAGACAGGTCGTCGTCGAGTCCGTCCTCCCGGAGACGACGCCGACGACGACGGTCAACGAGGCGTCGGGGTCGGGGCTGCGGGCCATCACGCTCGCCGCGGACCGCATCGCCTCGGGACGGGTCTCGTTCGCGATTGCCGGCGGCTTCGAGTCGATGACGCGTGCCCCGTGGGTCCTCCCCGGACTCAGAGACGGGAAACGGTACGGCGACGTCACGCTGAAGGACTCGATGCTGCTGGACGCGCTCTGGGACGTGAGCCTCGACGTCCACATGGGTGAGATCACGGAGCGCCTCGTCGACCGCTTCGGCGACGAGTACGACCTTTCGAGACGAGCGCAGGACGAGTACGCGCTGGAGAGCCACCGGCGTGCCGCCCGCGCCATCGACGAGGGGCGGTTCGACGCCGAAGTGGTCCCGGTCGACACCGGACGCGACGTCGTAAAGCGCGACGAGGGGCCGCGCCCCGACTCGACGATGGACGACCTCGCGCGGCTCTCGCCGTCGTTCCGACCGGAGGGGACCATCACGCCCGCGAACGCCTCGAAGCTCTCCGACGGTGCCGGGGTCGTCCTGGTAGCCGACGCCGACGCCGCGGCGGACGCGGGGCTGGAGCCGATGGCCCGACTCGTCGACTACGACTTCGTCTACCGCGCGCCCGACGAGTTCAACGAGGCCGTCGGCGACGTCATCGAACGCGTACTCGACACTGCCGAAGTAGAGGTCGACGACGTCGGCGCGTTCTGGGTGAACGAGGCGTTCGCCGCGCAGTCGGTCTACGTGATGCAGCGGCTCGGGATTCCGCGCGAGCGGATGAACCCCTACGGCGGCGCCGTCGCGTTCGGCCACCCCATCGGCGCGTCGGGCGGGATGCTGGCGACGTCGCTGGCGTACCAGTTCGTCGCCGACGACATCGAGTACGGACTCGTCGGAATGAGCCTCGGCGGCGGCGGCGCAGTCATGTCGCTGTGGCAGCGCGCGTGAGCGTCAGGGGAGGGTCACTCCGTCTCGCCCGCTAGCTCGTCCGCCACCTGTATCCTGGGTTCGATGACGTTCGCGTCGGAGTCGTATCGGACGAACCCGGCCGCTTCGAGCCGCGGGAGGTGGACGTGGTGGAGCGCGACCTGGAGCGAGTCCCCGGAGTCGACTCCCGAATCGAAGTCGTCCAGCCGCCTCATCTCTGCCACGAGCGTCGACAGGTCCAGCGGTTCGTTCCGTCCGGCGAGAACGACGAGTGCCGCTCGCCGTTCGGGGACGGCGAGGTGAGCGAGAGACGCCGCGGCGTGACGCCGGTCGGTTTCGAGGAACGCTCGAACGTCCGGGACGGCCTCGTGTCCATCGAGACGTGCCCGGACCGTGCCGTCCTCGTCCCGTGAGACGAGTCCGGCCGCTTCCAGTCGCGGGAGGCAGGTGTGGTACAGTTCGATCAGGACCGACTCGACGTCGGCGTCGGAGACAGCGTCGACCGCGACGTCCCGTTCGTCGGCGGAGACGGTCACGGCCAGTGTCTCCGTGGACATCGGCCCGTCACGGTCGAGTGCCGAGAGAATGTGCCGGCAGCGAGCGTCGCTCAACGCCGTGTAGGACCGCTTTCGAGCCTGGTCGATCCCTTCGACTCTCCCCGTGTTCGTTGGCTCCCCCATCACGGACGTGCGTTCGTGGGCCGCCCACATAGTCGTATGCCCCGCGTCTGCCGGCACGCCGAACGGGGCGACCTGTGGCGCGGCGGCGCCGGCGACGACTGCGCTTTTGTCCGCGCCGAACGTAGGTGAGCCGTGCCCGCGTTCGACGCCGTCCTGTTCGACCTCGACAACACGCTCTGTCGCCACGAGCAGTCGGCGGAGACCATCTACTTCGGCGCGTTCGAACGTGCCGACATCGAACCCGTCGGGACCCCCTCCGACCTCTGGGAGGCGCTCGACGGCGACCCGCCACCGGACGACCCGACCGACTACCTCGCCGACGGCTTCGCGCGGGTCTCCGACCAGTACGGCGTGAGCGTCGACGCCCGCCGCCTCGCGGAGGGGTTCCGCGAGACCGTCGACTACCGCGCCGTCTCGTTCGTCTCAGGGGCCGAGCGCGCGCTCGCCGCGGCCAGCGAGCACGGCCCCGTCGGTCTGATCACGAACGGCCCGTCGTCGAGACAGCGGGTCAAACTCGACGCCCTCGGCATCGGGGAGGCGTTCGACGTCGTCGTCTACGCCGGCGACCTGCCCCGGCGCAAACCCTACCCGGACCCGTTCGAGGACGCGCTCGACGCGCTCGACGTGCGGTCGAACTCCGCCCTCTACGTCGGCGACTCCGTCGAACACGACGTCGTCGGCGCACAGCGCGCAGGCATCCCCGTCGCCTGGTTCGCCGACGGGGGTGAGTGGGACGAGCGGTGGAACGAAGTCGACCCACCAGCGTACGTTCTCGACCGGATGGGCGGCCTCGCGGACGTGCTCGGCGATGACGCCTCGGCATCGACCGTCTGAGCGGACGGCCCTCAGCCCGAGAACCACGTGAGTGAGTCGTTTCGCTCGGTGAGGTGCGACGTGTCGAGTGTCGCAGTCGACGGGAGGGAAACCGTCGACCCCTCGGCGTCGAGAAGCGTCCGTCGCAGGGTCCGACAGGCAGTATCGAGCGACGGGTTCGTCCGGAGCGTCAAGCTCGCGTCGAGGGTGAACAGGCCGCGGTCGAACGCCGCGTGGTGGGTCCGGTCGAGGACGAGGACGTTCGTCGGGTCCAGCCGGTGTGCGGGATAGTCGCTCCAGGGGAGGACGTGTGCGACGTCCAGCAGCGCCGCGTGGTCGACGCCCGAGACGGGACACCGCCGCTCGTACCGTTCGAGCGC
Proteins encoded:
- a CDS encoding SDR family oxidoreductase, coding for MHDLSTRSVLVTGASAGIGEAAAHAFAAEGASVALAARREERLEAIADDLTAEYGVRTATLPTDIREEAQVQRMVDESADAFGGLDVVVNNAGLGRGSDVESLTTEEYRQMMATNTDGSFFTTRAAIPHLKESRGNLLFVGSFAGQYPRRFNPVYAATKWWLRGFAHSVAAELGESGVAVTVVNPTEVRTEFGSEDGEPLEERFEAGEVTEPEEIADALVFAARQDRSTVQELDLYRRDKFSGF
- the queC gene encoding 7-cyano-7-deazaguanine synthase QueC; this translates as MTEHAVILVSGGMDSATAVYEARERGYEPLFLHTSYGQRTEDKEFESARTLADAVGAADFLHVETEHLARIGASSLTDEDIDVADADFESDEIPTSYVPFRNANLLSMATSYAEARGASAVFIGAHSEDFAGYPDCRPAFFEAFQNVIDVGTKPGTEIGLHAPFVEWSKTDIAKRGLELGVPYEHTWSCYRAEEPACGTCDSCAFRLQAFQRLGVEDPIEYEERPDYTE
- a CDS encoding 7-carboxy-7-deazaguanine synthase QueE → MPVNTDASGLDAPEEVDESALPINEVFHSLQGEGRLAGVPSTFVRTSGCNLRCWFCDSYHTSWEPTHGWFDVADVVEQVETHGGDHVVVTGGEPMIHDAVADLLSELSSRGYHTTVETNGTVFRDTAVDLASISPKLATSTPTAERPPAGGDADVGVWGDRHERDRLDYDALASLVEAYDFQLKFVVTSREDLAEIESLVDELRAVSSARIRDADVLLMPEGTTPERLAKTRGLTAELALEHGYRYTPRLHVDLWNDAPGT
- a CDS encoding 6-pyruvoyl trahydropterin synthase family protein; the protein is MPGRTLEEHPTSLASDAGERTLHVGRDRPIRISSGHRLLHHDGKCSRPHGHNYEISVTVTGTLTEEGWVVDKGDVTSVVDEWDHRFLLESGDPLVRAFEQSGDGDAVVVLDHPPTAEVMAVVLERKLLERFGENVTDVSVEVAETSELCASF
- a CDS encoding thiolase family protein — translated: MSDIVLVDGARTPHGTLLGSLSDVESVELGRVAVDGLAERIDLNPAAVDWVCLGNAIQAGIGQVPGRQVVVESVLPETTPTTTVNEASGSGLRAITLAADRIASGRVSFAIAGGFESMTRAPWVLPGLRDGKRYGDVTLKDSMLLDALWDVSLDVHMGEITERLVDRFGDEYDLSRRAQDEYALESHRRAARAIDEGRFDAEVVPVDTGRDVVKRDEGPRPDSTMDDLARLSPSFRPEGTITPANASKLSDGAGVVLVADADAAADAGLEPMARLVDYDFVYRAPDEFNEAVGDVIERVLDTAEVEVDDVGAFWVNEAFAAQSVYVMQRLGIPRERMNPYGGAVAFGHPIGASGGMLATSLAYQFVADDIEYGLVGMSLGGGGAVMSLWQRA
- a CDS encoding DUF7344 domain-containing protein codes for the protein MWAAHERTSVMGEPTNTGRVEGIDQARKRSYTALSDARCRHILSALDRDGPMSTETLAVTVSADERDVAVDAVSDADVESVLIELYHTCLPRLEAAGLVSRDEDGTVRARLDGHEAVPDVRAFLETDRRHAAASLAHLAVPERRAALVVLAGRNEPLDLSTLVAEMRRLDDFDSGVDSGDSLQVALHHVHLPRLEAAGFVRYDSDANVIEPRIQVADELAGETE
- a CDS encoding HAD family hydrolase; the encoded protein is MPAFDAVLFDLDNTLCRHEQSAETIYFGAFERADIEPVGTPSDLWEALDGDPPPDDPTDYLADGFARVSDQYGVSVDARRLAEGFRETVDYRAVSFVSGAERALAAASEHGPVGLITNGPSSRQRVKLDALGIGEAFDVVVYAGDLPRRKPYPDPFEDALDALDVRSNSALYVGDSVEHDVVGAQRAGIPVAWFADGGEWDERWNEVDPPAYVLDRMGGLADVLGDDASASTV
- a CDS encoding HNH endonuclease, translated to MSEWRDAVRRELERFRRDTGSPCVSRQELLDQALPRFERQFSDAKTPEQTMSRVLQELRDRDEIEFVDRGLYEIHTLSYEDGRPTSDVDEGNEAPYRAEEYDTVVGARSLPASFRRAALERYERRCPVSGVDHAALLDVAHVLPWSDYPAHRLDPTNVLVLDRTHHAAFDRGLFTLDASLTLRTNPSLDTACRTLRRTLLDAEGSTVSLPSTATLDTSHLTERNDSLTWFSG